In Parasteatoda tepidariorum isolate YZ-2023 chromosome 2, CAS_Ptep_4.0, whole genome shotgun sequence, one DNA window encodes the following:
- the LOC139424859 gene encoding transcription factor 15-like: MDQFESSESMSMIAQRTVANERERDRTTNVNVAFSILRTRIPTEPKDRKLSKIETLRLATSYINHLSSLISARAEGYNGSQVCHRVTYEQFSHHRKICTFCLAESKREYQLKRSEKNCKDERFSS; the protein is encoded by the coding sequence ATGGATCAATTCGAATCTTCAGAGTCTATGTCCATGATTGCTCAAAGAACTGTGGCAAATGAGAGAGAACGAGACAGGACAACAAATGTCAATGtagcattttcaattttgaggACAAGAATTCCTACGGAGCCAAAGGATCGAAAGTTATCAAAGATAGAGACTTTAAGATTGGCCACTTCGTACATAAATCATCTCTCAAGTTTAATATCAGCTAGAGCAGAAGGATATAATGGAAGTCAAGTCTGTCATCGAGTTACATATGAACAGTTCTCCCACCATAGAAAGATATGTACTTTTTGCTTAGCAGAAAGCAAACGTGAATATCAGTTAAAAAGATCTGAGAAAAACTGTAAAGATGAACGTTTTAGTAGTTAA